From a single Pseudophryne corroboree isolate aPseCor3 chromosome 6, aPseCor3.hap2, whole genome shotgun sequence genomic region:
- the LOC134935929 gene encoding zona pellucida sperm-binding protein 3-like, translating to MGLCVRWSWLLVALVYGLGFASAGEHVLVRRQSESWWSSYQSSVQGSPRRSHVGAAQPVSGLGSPRWGAQPVSGLGSPRWGAQPVSGLGSPRWGAQPVSGLGSPRWGAQPVSGLGSPRWGAQPVSGLGSPRWGAQPVSSLGSSRSGALPVSGWGSPIRFGGEPAQSRQLSPPQSSPISVQCGEDMLVVTVMRDFYGNGNLVKDAELSLGACEPGPQTTDTTVVFENAVQDCGSNLQVTPQWLTYTTSLVYSPVSSNAVIIRANPAVVPIQCYYPRYGNVSSEAIEPTWVPFSTTVSTEERLSFSLQLMMGDWSAPRPSSVFELGDMFYIEASVDTRNHAPMMLFVDSCVATLSPDVQSTPNYGIIAYNGCLVDGQQEDSSSAFIYPRSQLNQLQFMVDTFRFTGIDVSLIYITCYLRAVAASQTPDPLNKACSYSKASRSWSAVEGSSGICQCCNTGNCAAPAGQSRSSGSRRPRMWKREAGAHPEEHGLATLGPLLVIGAESNPAPDSTLIQASRMTTESRPLELWVLVAIVSVSLAAVIIGLVMVGHCVLRRLSRQEAVSK from the exons ATGGGGCTGTGTGTGAGGTGGAGTTGGCTGCTGGTGGCTCTGGTTTACGGTTTAGGATTTGCCAGTGCTGGGGAGCATGTCTTGGTTAGGCGCCAGTCAGAGAGTTGGTGGAGCAGTTACCAGTCCTCTGTGCAGGGTTCTCCTAGAAGGTCTCATGTGGGGGCTGCTCAGCCCGTGTCTGGCCTGGGGTCTCCCAGATGGGGTGCTCAGCCTGTGTCTGGCCTGGGGTCTCCCAGATGGGGTGCTCAGCCTGTGTCTGGCCTGGGGTCTCCCAGATGGGGTGCTCAGCCTGTGTCTGGCCTGGGGTCTCCCAGATGGGGTGCTCAGCCTGTGTCTGGCCTGGGGTCTCCCAGATGGGGTGCTCAGCCCGTCTCTGGCCTGGGGTCTCCCAGATGGGGTGCTCAGCCTGTGTCTAGCCTGGGATCTTCCAGATCAGGTGCTTTGCCTGTATCAGGATGGGGGTCGCCTATTAGGTTTGGTGGGGAGCCTGCTCAGTCTAGACAGCTGTCTCCGCCCCAGAGCTCTCCGATCAGTGTGCAGTGTGGTGAGGACATGTTGGTGGTGACTGTGATGAGAGACTTCTATGGAAATGGAAACCTGGTGAAAGATGCAGAGCTGAGCCTTGGAGCTTGTGAGCCTGGCCCACAGACCACAGATACCACGGTGGTGTTTGAGAATGCAGTGCAAGACTGTGGGAGCAACCTACAA GTGACTCCACAATGGCTGACTTACACAACCAGCCTGGTCTACAGTCCAGTTTCCAGCAATGCTGTCATCATAAGAGCCAACCCTGCTGTGGTTCCCATCCAGTGCTACTACCCCCG ATATGGCAATGTGAGCAGTGAGGCCATCGAGCCAACATGGGTTCCATTCAGCACCACCGTGTCCACAGAAGAGAGGCTGTCCTTCTCCttgcagctgatgatgg GTGACTGGAGCGCTCCAAGACCTTCCTCGGTCTTTGAGCTGGGGGACATGTTCTACATAGAGGCCTCTGTGGACACTCGGAACCACGCACCTATGATGCTATTTGTGGATAGCTGTGTTGCCACGCTTTCTCCTGATGTCCAGTCCACCCCTAATTATGGTATCATTGCCTACAATGG GTGCCTGGTGGATGGTCAGCAAGAAGATTCCTCTTCCGCCTTCATCTACCCAAGGTCCCAGCTAAACCAGCTCCAGTTCATGGTTGATACTTTTCGGTTCACTGGGATAGATGTCTCTCTG ATCTATATCACCTGTTACCTGAGAGCTGTTGCAGCCTCTCAGACACCAGATCCATTGAACAAAGCCTGTTCCTACAGCAAAGCCTCTAGAAG CTGGTCTGCTGTGGAGGGCTCCAGCGGAATCTGCCAATGCTGTAACACTGGGAACTGTGCTGCCCCGGCTGGCCAGAGTAGGAGCTCAGGCTCTAGAAGACCAAGAATGTGGAAGAGAGAAGCTG GTGCTCATCCTGAGGAACATGGACTGGCCACACTCGGGCCTCTTCTGGTGATTGGAGCAGAGTCTAACCCAGCCCCTGATTCCACCCTTATCCAGGCTTCCAGAATGACGACAGAATCCAGGCCTCTTGAACTGTGGGTGCTGGTAGCTATTGTGTCCGTCAGTTTGGCTGCTGTAATTATTGGTCTTGTGATGGTTGGGCATTGCGTCTTGAGGAGATTGTCTCGCCAAGAAGCTGTAAGCAAATAA